A stretch of DNA from Pigmentibacter ruber:
GCACGAACTTTTTTGCAAGATGGCGATTCAATTATCTTTAAAGGCTATGCAGAAAATTCCACCTTTCGTGTAGGTTTTGGTAGTCTATTTAACACCGTCATTTCTACCTAAATTTTTAAACTACAAGTTATGATTAGAAGGTTTTCGATGTCTTTTTCAAAGACAGTTAATTTTTTCAGACGTCTAAGAATATTTTTAATTCCTTATAAATATGACATATTTTCCTAGATTAAATACTTTTACCTATAAAATTAGTACTTTATACACTTTAAAAAAATGTCTTAAATTTTGACGAAACACTTAGCGTCTAGTGCTTTTGGATCTTCAATAGTAATCAATATGTATGGGATTCTTAATAAAGCAATTTTGCTAATCCAGTTATCTAAGAAGACCTCTTTTAAATAAGATGATTTAAATAATTATGAATTTCTCAAATATTTCTTTAGAAAGGAAAGTTTTATGCGTAAGTTACAAGAAGCAGTTAGATTTCCTCAGTCTGTTCAACTCTTTCGTTTTTGCTTTCGCGTTCTAGAGCTAAGACAACCAAACGATAAGGTGCACGATCAAGATTTAGGATCTATCCTAAATTATAATCCAAGTGATACAAGCCATTGGAAACGCGGTAAAAAAGCTATTCGTAATGTGCAATCACTTGAGAATCTTGCTAAAGCTCTAGATGTCGACCTCGAAATCATTCAAGACTTGGCTGATGGCCATGTAGACCTTGATGAAGCTTGGTGCGATTTCTGTGATGCTGAAGAAGAACGCCGCTTATCTTTAGAAGAACCTGGTGTCCGCATTGAAAGACGTGATAGAAGCTTAGAAATTGAAAAAGTAGCACAAGAAATTCTAGCAAAAGCTAATGTAACTTCAGTTCCGGTTCACATTCCAGAACTTATTTCTGCATTCCCTTTCATCCAGTTAATGCCTGGAGATGTATCTGATAAGTTGGCTCGGAGCTCCAGAGTTAGACCTGGTCACTACGCTATTCGTTTCCGTAAAGGTGACATTAGAGCACACACTCGTACAGCTATTGCAAGAGAAATTGCAAGAATTGTTCTTCTTTCTGAAAGAGAGAAATTTAAATTCACAAGCCGTTGCGAAACCTTATCACAGGCTGAAATCGTTGATTTTGCAAATGCCCTTCTTGTTCCAAGAGAAGCACTTGCTGTGGAAATTCAAAAAATTTCAACTCGTGTAAACATGGTAAAAGCGCTAGCTGATTTATTTTGGGCACCTAAATCTGTTATCCGTTCTAGACTTTCTTCTATTCTTTTTGAAACAGCATCAAATAGCGTATTTGAAGCTGCAGCTCTTGAAGCAAGAATTTCTGTTCAAGATAGATCAGAAATGGTTGATGAAGAGTTCTTAGATGAAGAGTTTAGTGAAGATTCAAATTCAGTTTCTTTCGCTAAAAAACAAGGTCGTCCTGCACCCGCAGTGTCCGCTCCAAATTCTGTACACTAAATCAATCTGTCACAATTTTGGATAAATCAAATTAGAAAGAGAGCTTTTTGAAAAGCTCTCTTTTTTTTATTCTTGATTTTTTTGCTTTTTGAGGCAATGTTTAGTTTCAAGTCGAGCTAAGGAGGTTTACTCATAATGGTTACTATATTGGACAAAAAATCGAAACCAACTAAAGTCAGCTTAATGGCACGAAAAGTGATTGATGAAGACGATGATGATGACTTTTTAGATGAAGAAGAAGATGATGATGATGACGGCATTCCTGAAATCCGTAGTGAAATAGATTCTGATGAAACTAAACCCAAAACTTTAACACGCAAAGAAGCAATTGATATTCTGCAAACTACGCGTGATTTTTCTAAGTTGGATTTTAGGAAAGCAAATTTAGCAAAACTCGATTTTTCTAATTGCAACTTTGAAACATCTAACCTTTCTTACGTAAACTTTAAAGACTCAAATTTAGAGGGCTGTAATTTTACGAATGCCAGCTTATGGAATGCAAATTTAGAAGGTGCAAATTTAACACGCGCAAATTTAGAAGATGCTGACTTAGACTACACAAAATTAAGAGGGGCTATTCTTTATCGGGCAAATGTAAGAAGGGCAACACTACCCAC
This window harbors:
- a CDS encoding pentapeptide repeat-containing protein, with the translated sequence MVTILDKKSKPTKVSLMARKVIDEDDDDDFLDEEEDDDDDGIPEIRSEIDSDETKPKTLTRKEAIDILQTTRDFSKLDFRKANLAKLDFSNCNFETSNLSYVNFKDSNLEGCNFTNASLWNANLEGANLTRANLEDADLDYTKLRGAILYRANVRRATLPTDLIPREEILRSINEGTKVNR